A single window of Synechococcus sp. CBW1004 DNA harbors:
- a CDS encoding DEAD/DEAH box helicase, whose product MASPSFELGPAARETLRQEGGAVQPRQWQRQLIQLLRARIVAGSPAGADVLVHAGPGAGKTLGALLGFRQLRNEGRLGRFVVFSHRSSIARQWRQAADRLGLQLLEWEAGDDRPEVRQGDGLLISYQSAARHRRRLELELRHELRGAPWLAIADEVHHLGVDPLEPEATAWGHAFSRLTGAAQLRLGLSGTPFRADNLAFCAARRLRVERQGEVWERIVPDLCVEPQRLIVAGDVRPLEFHFQDGWVEHGRRPEASDRETSPLSAEERESWRARNLRRAIRIGDGGGIALRLLLQARRRLERLREGHPGAGGLVIARDIEHARSIGALLQEQGDRVHLVHSQDPEAVARLAAFQAGEADWLVSIDMCAEGFDAPRLRVVAYLTTVVTRSRFVQAITRAVRMDGERAALEPVPRQASHVFAPADPLLIRYARSWSLSEPYLIRASAAPAPAAQAAAGGNPALLPLQALADDAGEVIRLRGPQLPPFLGRSA is encoded by the coding sequence ATGGCGTCACCGTCCTTTGAACTCGGCCCTGCGGCCCGCGAGACGCTGCGGCAGGAGGGTGGAGCGGTTCAGCCGCGCCAGTGGCAGCGCCAGCTGATCCAGTTGCTGCGGGCCCGGATCGTGGCCGGATCGCCGGCCGGCGCCGATGTGCTCGTCCATGCCGGTCCGGGTGCCGGCAAGACCCTGGGGGCCCTGCTCGGCTTCCGGCAGCTGCGCAACGAGGGGCGCCTGGGCCGCTTCGTGGTGTTCTCCCACCGCAGCTCGATCGCCCGCCAGTGGCGGCAGGCCGCCGATCGCCTCGGCCTCCAGCTCCTGGAGTGGGAGGCAGGGGACGACCGCCCCGAGGTCCGGCAGGGCGATGGCCTGCTGATCAGTTATCAGTCGGCTGCCCGTCATCGGCGCCGCCTCGAGCTCGAGCTGCGCCACGAGCTGCGCGGCGCCCCCTGGCTGGCGATCGCCGATGAGGTGCACCACCTCGGTGTCGACCCGCTCGAGCCGGAGGCCACCGCCTGGGGCCATGCCTTCAGCCGGCTCACCGGCGCGGCGCAGCTGCGCCTGGGCCTCTCCGGCACCCCTTTCCGGGCCGACAACCTGGCCTTCTGTGCAGCCAGGCGCCTGCGGGTGGAGCGCCAGGGTGAGGTGTGGGAGCGGATCGTGCCCGATCTCTGCGTCGAACCCCAGCGCCTGATCGTCGCCGGCGATGTGCGGCCGCTGGAGTTCCACTTCCAGGACGGCTGGGTGGAACACGGACGCCGCCCCGAGGCCTCGGACCGTGAGACATCACCCCTCTCGGCAGAGGAGCGCGAGAGCTGGCGGGCCCGCAATCTGCGCCGCGCGATCCGGATCGGGGATGGGGGCGGCATCGCCTTGCGGCTGCTTCTGCAGGCCCGTCGCCGCCTGGAGCGGCTGCGGGAGGGTCACCCGGGCGCGGGTGGACTGGTGATCGCCCGCGACATCGAGCATGCCCGCAGCATCGGTGCCCTGTTGCAGGAGCAGGGGGACCGGGTGCATCTGGTCCATTCCCAGGACCCGGAGGCGGTGGCCCGGCTCGCGGCCTTTCAGGCGGGCGAGGCCGACTGGCTGGTGAGCATCGACATGTGCGCCGAGGGCTTCGATGCGCCGCGGCTGCGGGTGGTGGCCTACCTCACCACCGTCGTCACCCGCAGCCGCTTCGTGCAGGCGATCACCAGGGCGGTGCGCATGGATGGCGAGCGTGCCGCGCTCGAGCCCGTGCCCCGCCAGGCCTCACATGTGTTTGCTCCCGCTGATCCGCTGCTGATCCGCTACGCCCGCAGCTGGTCGCTGAGCGAGCCCTATCTGATTCGAGCCAGCGCGGCACCCGCCCCAGCGGCCCAGGCCGCGGCTGGAGGGAATCCCGCCCTACTTCCCCTGCAGGCGCTGGCGGATGACGCCGGCGAGGTGATCCGCCTGCGCGGCCCGCAGCTGCCGCCGTTTCTGGGCCGCAGCGCCTGA
- a CDS encoding EF-1 guanine nucleotide exchange domain-containing protein, whose protein sequence is MALSALDCPNGVCHSHHGGHAVSREEVQRNLADHGSDWCERLAERIYEIAVDSFSQTVMPDLQRQGWQRRHLEWEFRLAEERAEVERTMVDGAINAMESFLRSSEVQRLFVKELVLGTLAEASSSPLRGLGIRYLIEEELLGFLRDNRDDLLDRVAGRLLEEAGGDVQRARDGADADLAELEHLLINHAEAVG, encoded by the coding sequence ATGGCTCTTTCCGCCCTCGACTGCCCCAATGGTGTCTGTCACAGCCATCACGGCGGCCACGCCGTCTCCCGTGAGGAGGTGCAGCGCAACCTGGCCGACCACGGCAGCGACTGGTGTGAGCGCCTGGCCGAGCGCATCTATGAGATCGCGGTCGACAGCTTCTCCCAGACGGTGATGCCCGATCTCCAGCGCCAGGGCTGGCAGCGGCGCCATCTGGAGTGGGAGTTCCGCCTCGCTGAGGAGCGGGCCGAGGTGGAGCGCACGATGGTCGATGGCGCCATCAACGCCATGGAGAGCTTCCTGCGCAGCTCGGAGGTGCAGCGCCTGTTCGTGAAGGAGCTCGTGCTCGGCACCCTGGCCGAGGCCAGCAGCAGCCCGCTGCGGGGGCTGGGGATCCGCTATCTGATCGAGGAGGAGCTGCTCGGCTTCCTGCGTGACAACCGCGACGACCTGCTCGATCGGGTTGCCGGGCGGCTGCTGGAGGAGGCCGGTGGTGATGTTCAGCGGGCCCGCGACGGGGCCGATGCCGATCTCGCCGAGCTGGAGCATCTGCTGATCAATCACGCCGAGGCGGTCGGCTGA
- a CDS encoding NAD(P) transhydrogenase subunit alpha, giving the protein MLVPREQASGERRVAATPETVRRLHTHGIQLQIEEGAGLASGYLDADYCDAGADLVASDRLPWDGVDGVLCLHPPAPAALQQLRSGALLVGLLAPYGAHDLVQILCERRTASLALELLPRISRAQSMDVLSSQANIAGYKAVLLAASALDRYVPMLMTAAGTIQPARVLVLGAGVAGLQAVATARRLGGVVYVSDVRPAVKEQVESLGGRFLDPPEIAEKPAEAGGYAKEASEAFLAAQRQQLAEQLALADMVICTAQVPGKAAPRLISEAMLDGMRPGSVVVDLAVAQGGNCFGTVPGETVERNGVLLIGADALPASVPNHASALYARNIAALVEHIKGEEGWNLDPADPILEGCLLTHEGACRRPDVVDPGGQASRQRPSEANSQPVGVNR; this is encoded by the coding sequence ATGCTGGTCCCCCGGGAGCAGGCCTCCGGGGAACGCCGGGTGGCCGCGACTCCTGAAACCGTCCGGCGGCTGCACACCCACGGCATTCAGCTGCAGATCGAGGAGGGCGCAGGCCTGGCCTCCGGCTACCTGGACGCTGACTACTGCGACGCCGGAGCCGACCTGGTCGCCTCCGACCGCCTGCCCTGGGACGGGGTGGACGGCGTGCTCTGCCTCCATCCCCCCGCCCCGGCGGCCCTGCAGCAGCTGCGCTCCGGCGCCCTGCTGGTGGGGCTGCTGGCGCCCTATGGGGCCCACGATCTGGTGCAGATCCTGTGCGAGCGGCGCACCGCCTCCCTCGCCCTCGAGCTGCTGCCGCGCATCAGCCGGGCCCAGTCGATGGATGTGCTCTCCTCCCAGGCCAACATCGCCGGCTACAAGGCGGTGCTGCTGGCGGCCTCAGCGCTCGATCGCTACGTGCCGATGCTGATGACCGCAGCCGGCACGATCCAGCCGGCGCGGGTGCTGGTGCTGGGGGCCGGGGTCGCCGGCCTGCAGGCGGTGGCCACCGCCCGCCGTCTCGGCGGCGTGGTCTACGTCTCCGACGTGCGCCCGGCCGTCAAGGAGCAGGTGGAATCGCTGGGCGGCCGCTTCCTCGATCCACCGGAGATCGCCGAGAAACCCGCCGAAGCGGGTGGCTACGCCAAGGAGGCCAGCGAGGCCTTTCTGGCGGCCCAGCGCCAGCAGCTGGCCGAGCAGCTGGCGCTCGCCGACATGGTCATCTGCACCGCCCAGGTGCCGGGCAAGGCAGCGCCGAGGCTGATCAGCGAGGCGATGCTCGATGGCATGCGGCCCGGTTCGGTGGTGGTGGACCTGGCGGTGGCCCAGGGCGGCAACTGCTTCGGCACCGTGCCCGGCGAGACGGTGGAGCGCAACGGCGTGCTGCTGATCGGCGCCGATGCCCTGCCGGCCTCGGTGCCCAACCACGCCAGTGCCCTCTACGCCCGCAACATCGCCGCCCTTGTGGAGCACATCAAGGGCGAGGAGGGCTGGAACCTCGATCCCGCCGATCCGATCCTCGAAGGCTGCCTGCTCACCCATGAGGGAGCCTGCCGCCGCCCCGATGTGGTCGATCCAGGCGGCCAGGCCAGCCGTCAGCGCCCTTCCGAAGCGAACAGCCAA